The Primulina huaijiensis isolate GDHJ02 chromosome 12, ASM1229523v2, whole genome shotgun sequence genome has a window encoding:
- the LOC140990443 gene encoding WRKY transcription factor 22-like isoform X4, protein MDDDWDLHAVVRGCATTGTTNTTASAAADSPFPSSSSFPLHNDEKSYGFSDLVDDRDDPFQGLHEIYRKFCVEEEISPPAAVSSSSLVPTPEAYNTQEILQMPPPQMNMQTQVKSQFKINNPVCASSSSSNSLNIPSTNSPPIQNRRKKNQMAKMVREIAQEELSADSWAWRKYGQKPIKGSPYPRCSTSKGCAARKQVEQSPNDSNIFIVSYTGEHTHPRPTHRSSLAGIIRNKISPAATTATNKNITPLLPNALLSSSSPGSVSGFSPNTPLPAGEAVAQEDVVAAVRGEGDGGGYEDEENNADIPSDSMNDEEDFFTVFQDSDDHDLGGCGGGGDLMLSPPLAPTAAATSIFRVVGDGG, encoded by the exons ATGGATGATGACTGGGATTTGCATGCGGTGGTGAGAGGCTGCGCCACTACCGGAACCACCAACACCACCGCTAGCGCCGCCGCTGACAGCCCTTTTCctagttcttcttcttttcCCTTACATAATGATGAAAAGTCATACGGTTTTTCTGATCTAGTGGATGACAGAGACGACCCGTTTCAGGGTTTGCATGAAATATACAGGAAATTTTGcgttgaagaagaaatctccCCACCCGCCGCCGTCTCCTCCTCTAGTTTAGTGCCCACTCCGGAGGCTTACAAcacacaagaaattctgcaGATGCCACCTCCCCAGATGAATATGCAGACACAAGTGAAGTCACAGTTTAAGATCAATAATCCTGTTTgcgcttcttcttcttcttctaattcTCTCAATATTCCGTCGACTAATTCCCCGCCAATCCAAAATCGTAGAAA GAAAAATCAGATGGCGAAAATGGTTCGTGAGATTGCACAGGAGGAGCTCTCGGCTGACTCGTGGGCATGGAGAAAGTACGGTCAAAAGCCAATAAAAGGTTCCCCATATCCAAG GTGCAGCACATCAAAAGGCTGTGCAGCTAGAAAACAAGTGGAGCAAAGTCCaaatgattcaaatattttcatTGTCTCGTACACCGGCGAACACACTCATCCCCGGCCAACTCACCGGAGCTCACTCGCAGGAATTATTCGGAACAAGATCTCACCGGCAGCAACTACTGCCACTAACAAGAACATAACTCCTTTATTGCCAAATGCCTTGCTCTCTTCTTCATCGCCAGGCTCTGTATCGGGCTTTTCTCCGAATACTCCGTTGCCGGCAGGCGAAGCCGTGGCTCAAGAAGATGTTGTAGCGGCTGTGAGGGGGGAGGGGGATGGCGGAGGCTATGAGGATGAGGAAAACAATGCTGATATTCCTTCTGATTCGATGAACGATGAAGAAGATTTTTTCACAGTTTTTCAAGATTCTGATGATCATGACTTAGGTGGCTGTGGCGGTGGAGGTGACTTGATGTTGTCACCGCCATTGGCTCCCACCGCCGCGGCCACCTCTATATTTCGTGTCGTCGGTGATGGCGGTTGA
- the LOC140990443 gene encoding WRKY transcription factor 22-like isoform X1, with protein MDDDWDLHAVVRGCATTGTTNTTASAAADSPFPSSSSFPLHNDEKSYGFSDLVDDRDDPFQGLHEIYRKFCVEEEISPPAAVSSSSLVPTPEAYNTQEILQMPPPQMNMQTQVKSQFKINNPVCASSSSSNSLNIPSTNSPPIQNRRNRKNQMAKMVREIAQEELSADSWAWRKYGQKPIKGSPYPRNYYRCSTSKGCAARKQVEQSPNDSNIFIVSYTGEHTHPRPTHRSSLAGIIRNKISPAATTATNKNITPLLPNALLSSSSPGSVSGFSPNTPLPAGEAVAQEDVVAAVRGEGDGGGYEDEENNADIPSDSMNDEEDFFTVFQDSDDHDLGGCGGGGDLMLSPPLAPTAAATSIFRVVGDGG; from the exons ATGGATGATGACTGGGATTTGCATGCGGTGGTGAGAGGCTGCGCCACTACCGGAACCACCAACACCACCGCTAGCGCCGCCGCTGACAGCCCTTTTCctagttcttcttcttttcCCTTACATAATGATGAAAAGTCATACGGTTTTTCTGATCTAGTGGATGACAGAGACGACCCGTTTCAGGGTTTGCATGAAATATACAGGAAATTTTGcgttgaagaagaaatctccCCACCCGCCGCCGTCTCCTCCTCTAGTTTAGTGCCCACTCCGGAGGCTTACAAcacacaagaaattctgcaGATGCCACCTCCCCAGATGAATATGCAGACACAAGTGAAGTCACAGTTTAAGATCAATAATCCTGTTTgcgcttcttcttcttcttctaattcTCTCAATATTCCGTCGACTAATTCCCCGCCAATCCAAAATCGTAGAAA CAGGAAAAATCAGATGGCGAAAATGGTTCGTGAGATTGCACAGGAGGAGCTCTCGGCTGACTCGTGGGCATGGAGAAAGTACGGTCAAAAGCCAATAAAAGGTTCCCCATATCCAAG AAATTACTACAGGTGCAGCACATCAAAAGGCTGTGCAGCTAGAAAACAAGTGGAGCAAAGTCCaaatgattcaaatattttcatTGTCTCGTACACCGGCGAACACACTCATCCCCGGCCAACTCACCGGAGCTCACTCGCAGGAATTATTCGGAACAAGATCTCACCGGCAGCAACTACTGCCACTAACAAGAACATAACTCCTTTATTGCCAAATGCCTTGCTCTCTTCTTCATCGCCAGGCTCTGTATCGGGCTTTTCTCCGAATACTCCGTTGCCGGCAGGCGAAGCCGTGGCTCAAGAAGATGTTGTAGCGGCTGTGAGGGGGGAGGGGGATGGCGGAGGCTATGAGGATGAGGAAAACAATGCTGATATTCCTTCTGATTCGATGAACGATGAAGAAGATTTTTTCACAGTTTTTCAAGATTCTGATGATCATGACTTAGGTGGCTGTGGCGGTGGAGGTGACTTGATGTTGTCACCGCCATTGGCTCCCACCGCCGCGGCCACCTCTATATTTCGTGTCGTCGGTGATGGCGGTTGA
- the LOC140990443 gene encoding WRKY transcription factor 22-like isoform X2 — protein sequence MDDDWDLHAVVRGCATTGTTNTTASAAADSPFPSSSSFPLHNDEKSYGFSDLVDDRDDPFQGLHEIYRKFCVEEEISPPAAVSSSSLVPTPEAYNTQEILQMPPPQMNMQTQVKSQFKINNPVCASSSSSNSLNIPSTNSPPIQNRRKKNQMAKMVREIAQEELSADSWAWRKYGQKPIKGSPYPRNYYRCSTSKGCAARKQVEQSPNDSNIFIVSYTGEHTHPRPTHRSSLAGIIRNKISPAATTATNKNITPLLPNALLSSSSPGSVSGFSPNTPLPAGEAVAQEDVVAAVRGEGDGGGYEDEENNADIPSDSMNDEEDFFTVFQDSDDHDLGGCGGGGDLMLSPPLAPTAAATSIFRVVGDGG from the exons ATGGATGATGACTGGGATTTGCATGCGGTGGTGAGAGGCTGCGCCACTACCGGAACCACCAACACCACCGCTAGCGCCGCCGCTGACAGCCCTTTTCctagttcttcttcttttcCCTTACATAATGATGAAAAGTCATACGGTTTTTCTGATCTAGTGGATGACAGAGACGACCCGTTTCAGGGTTTGCATGAAATATACAGGAAATTTTGcgttgaagaagaaatctccCCACCCGCCGCCGTCTCCTCCTCTAGTTTAGTGCCCACTCCGGAGGCTTACAAcacacaagaaattctgcaGATGCCACCTCCCCAGATGAATATGCAGACACAAGTGAAGTCACAGTTTAAGATCAATAATCCTGTTTgcgcttcttcttcttcttctaattcTCTCAATATTCCGTCGACTAATTCCCCGCCAATCCAAAATCGTAGAAA GAAAAATCAGATGGCGAAAATGGTTCGTGAGATTGCACAGGAGGAGCTCTCGGCTGACTCGTGGGCATGGAGAAAGTACGGTCAAAAGCCAATAAAAGGTTCCCCATATCCAAG AAATTACTACAGGTGCAGCACATCAAAAGGCTGTGCAGCTAGAAAACAAGTGGAGCAAAGTCCaaatgattcaaatattttcatTGTCTCGTACACCGGCGAACACACTCATCCCCGGCCAACTCACCGGAGCTCACTCGCAGGAATTATTCGGAACAAGATCTCACCGGCAGCAACTACTGCCACTAACAAGAACATAACTCCTTTATTGCCAAATGCCTTGCTCTCTTCTTCATCGCCAGGCTCTGTATCGGGCTTTTCTCCGAATACTCCGTTGCCGGCAGGCGAAGCCGTGGCTCAAGAAGATGTTGTAGCGGCTGTGAGGGGGGAGGGGGATGGCGGAGGCTATGAGGATGAGGAAAACAATGCTGATATTCCTTCTGATTCGATGAACGATGAAGAAGATTTTTTCACAGTTTTTCAAGATTCTGATGATCATGACTTAGGTGGCTGTGGCGGTGGAGGTGACTTGATGTTGTCACCGCCATTGGCTCCCACCGCCGCGGCCACCTCTATATTTCGTGTCGTCGGTGATGGCGGTTGA
- the LOC140990443 gene encoding WRKY transcription factor 22-like isoform X3, translated as MDDDWDLHAVVRGCATTGTTNTTASAAADSPFPSSSSFPLHNDEKSYGFSDLVDDRDDPFQGLHEIYRKFCVEEEISPPAAVSSSSLVPTPEAYNTQEILQMPPPQMNMQTQVKSQFKINNPVCASSSSSNSLNIPSTNSPPIQNRRNRKNQMAKMVREIAQEELSADSWAWRKYGQKPIKGSPYPRCSTSKGCAARKQVEQSPNDSNIFIVSYTGEHTHPRPTHRSSLAGIIRNKISPAATTATNKNITPLLPNALLSSSSPGSVSGFSPNTPLPAGEAVAQEDVVAAVRGEGDGGGYEDEENNADIPSDSMNDEEDFFTVFQDSDDHDLGGCGGGGDLMLSPPLAPTAAATSIFRVVGDGG; from the exons ATGGATGATGACTGGGATTTGCATGCGGTGGTGAGAGGCTGCGCCACTACCGGAACCACCAACACCACCGCTAGCGCCGCCGCTGACAGCCCTTTTCctagttcttcttcttttcCCTTACATAATGATGAAAAGTCATACGGTTTTTCTGATCTAGTGGATGACAGAGACGACCCGTTTCAGGGTTTGCATGAAATATACAGGAAATTTTGcgttgaagaagaaatctccCCACCCGCCGCCGTCTCCTCCTCTAGTTTAGTGCCCACTCCGGAGGCTTACAAcacacaagaaattctgcaGATGCCACCTCCCCAGATGAATATGCAGACACAAGTGAAGTCACAGTTTAAGATCAATAATCCTGTTTgcgcttcttcttcttcttctaattcTCTCAATATTCCGTCGACTAATTCCCCGCCAATCCAAAATCGTAGAAA CAGGAAAAATCAGATGGCGAAAATGGTTCGTGAGATTGCACAGGAGGAGCTCTCGGCTGACTCGTGGGCATGGAGAAAGTACGGTCAAAAGCCAATAAAAGGTTCCCCATATCCAAG GTGCAGCACATCAAAAGGCTGTGCAGCTAGAAAACAAGTGGAGCAAAGTCCaaatgattcaaatattttcatTGTCTCGTACACCGGCGAACACACTCATCCCCGGCCAACTCACCGGAGCTCACTCGCAGGAATTATTCGGAACAAGATCTCACCGGCAGCAACTACTGCCACTAACAAGAACATAACTCCTTTATTGCCAAATGCCTTGCTCTCTTCTTCATCGCCAGGCTCTGTATCGGGCTTTTCTCCGAATACTCCGTTGCCGGCAGGCGAAGCCGTGGCTCAAGAAGATGTTGTAGCGGCTGTGAGGGGGGAGGGGGATGGCGGAGGCTATGAGGATGAGGAAAACAATGCTGATATTCCTTCTGATTCGATGAACGATGAAGAAGATTTTTTCACAGTTTTTCAAGATTCTGATGATCATGACTTAGGTGGCTGTGGCGGTGGAGGTGACTTGATGTTGTCACCGCCATTGGCTCCCACCGCCGCGGCCACCTCTATATTTCGTGTCGTCGGTGATGGCGGTTGA